From one Triticum urartu cultivar G1812 chromosome 3, Tu2.1, whole genome shotgun sequence genomic stretch:
- the LOC125546228 gene encoding uncharacterized protein LOC125546228 gives MPQKKRPRRRRSPREGSSRRRRGEDGAWLSGSLVESDGSSSSTSGAPLPESLDEPSESDTRSSRKYESRYHEMLASRLAVLPLPAYADDEGPDLPSAETFEALVRPYFYDDELRAALVEYQVHKFLSRPEDVHGRDGDSGEVDSSSSLMDDIPEEEFEVDDARLRSHIVHEVDTEDRLDEEEANRLCHKYARYRLKACMLLKGVPIDDAAFDSQYPPDLPLDNHRLYHEDEALGWWFDLGTSSPATLSDYQRLVPCNEGGVEFESWSKYREFYSTPETDRDYLLYWETIVKDLKWIEEHVLKGYMEVHTYTASQNNVMTTSLYMRIVASQ, from the exons ATGCCGCAGAAGAAGCGCCCCCGCCGTAGGAGGTCTCCTCGCGAAGGATCCTCCCGCCGGCGCCGTGGTGAAGATGGCGCATGGTTGTCTGGATCCCTTGTCGAATCggatggcagcagcagcagcacgtCCGGCGCACCGTTGCCGGAATCCCTCGACGAGCCGTCGGAGTCGGACACCCGGTCGTCTCGCAAGTACGAGTCGAGGTACCATGAGATGCTCGCCTCGCGCCTCGCCGTACTGCCTCTACCAGCCTACGCCGACGACGAAGGCCCAGATCTCCCTTCTGCTGAAACTTTCGAAGCCCTCGTTCGTCCTTATTTCTATGATGACGAGCTGCGGGCTGCTCTGGTAGAGTACCAAGTCCACAAGTTCTTGAGCCGACCAGAGGATGTCCATGGACGAGATGGAGATTCAGGAGAAGTTGATTCGTCCTCCTCACTGATGGATGATATCCCCGAGGAGGAATTCGAGGTAGACGATGCACGGCTCAGGTCTCACATAGTACATGAAGTTGACACCGAGGATAGATTGGATGAAGAGGAGGCGAACAGGCTCTGTCACAAGTATGCACGATACCGCCTCAAAGCTTGCATG TTGCTCAAAGGAGTGCCTATTGACGATGCTGCATTCGACTCCCAGTACCCTCCAGACCTTCCCTTGGACAACCACCGTCTTTACCATGAAGATGAAGCCTTGGGCTGGTGGTTTGACTTGGGCACCTCTTCACCCGCGACCTTGAGCGACTATCAGCGGCTAGTCCCTTGTAATGAA GGGGGCGTTGAGTTTGAAAGTTGGAGTAAATACCGAGAGTTTTATAGCACCCCTGAAACTGATAGAGATTATCTGCTGTACTGGGAAACGATTGTGAAGGATCTTAAG TGGATTGAAGAACATGTGCTTAAAGGCTATATGGAGGTACACACCTATACGGCCTCTCAAAACAATGTAATGACAACTAGTCTCTATATGCGCATAGTAGCATCACAATAA